Sequence from the Candidatus Accumulibacter similis genome:
GGAGTCGCAAGGGGACGAATTGCGATGTCAGGGCGATTTGAAACCCTGATCTGTGCAGCATTCGCAAATCCAACGCCATAGCCGGCCGCGACCAATGTCAGCATCATTTCCATTGAGGCAACGTACTCGACATCGAGCTTGACCGCTGCATCTTGCACCATTTGCCCCACCTCGCAACCGCACTTTCCGAATACCCGGGGATCAGCCACTACGAGCGGATAATGTATCAAGTCCTCCAAAGGTATTTGCTTGTTAGCGAGCAGCGGATGCCGTGCCGCTACGACTACGACTACCGAGTCGACCCAGATCGGTTCGGCGATGATGCCATCCCCGACCTCGGCGGTATACGCAAACCCCAAATTGAAGCTCCCTGAACGGAGTCCGCGCAATTGCTCGGTCAGCGAGGCCTCGGTTAGACGTATCTCAACTGCCGGATATTCCTCGCGGC
This genomic interval carries:
- a CDS encoding LysR family transcriptional regulator; this translates as MELRHLRCFVVLAEELHFTRAAERLHIEQSPLSRAIKELEDELGVLLFDRDRRGTRLTQAGEVFLQDVRRVFSTLELARENVKAVSSGYLGILRIAVPSGCIDPRLSTFLARCREEYPAVEIRLTEASLTEQLRGLRSGSFNLGFAYTAEVGDGIIAEPIWVDSVVVVVAARHPLLANKQIPLEDLIHYPLVVADPRVFGKCGCEVGQMVQDAAVKLDVEYVASMEMMLTLVAAGYGVGFANAAQIRVSNRPDIAIRPLATPNVTHTTYLLRPESGTGAPAAISLDRFIACLHKQIDE